From the Nodularia sp. NIES-3585 genome, one window contains:
- a CDS encoding PD-(D/E)XK nuclease family protein — MSLFTNLLNLHSANKPLEDFFTEIIAYFLDINQDILIAWLKHESIIYDENEININIFTQESYQPLKHHHSGSKPDIVIKLEHDNQTDIIFIESKIGSTEGWEQLERYAEILSNLSYPQQRTLIYITRDYEPKEEIQKFLPKLTPNVKFFQLRWYQFYSFLKKYETDTLAKEILTFMEIHRMSHNNQLSSVDLLTMVNFNKTLNFMESTLSEEVEHKFKNAFGKVGNGVSSMNQWRCSNRYIIYHHCHDPKFLCGLGYFNLNPENLTEYPYLGICLEVSPTFKESQKIAQIMQQIVNNYPKKWTSHKLTTAPKWSRIFYLKSLQEFLSQEDQLSVIKSFFIESIHELQKIQPYFDFPWKVVSTAEASKEEE; from the coding sequence ATGTCATTATTTACCAACTTACTCAATTTGCATTCAGCAAATAAACCACTTGAAGACTTTTTTACAGAAATTATTGCTTATTTTCTAGATATCAATCAAGATATTTTAATCGCTTGGCTCAAACATGAATCAATTATCTATGATGAAAATGAAATAAATATCAACATTTTTACTCAAGAATCCTATCAACCACTTAAACATCATCATAGCGGTAGTAAACCTGATATTGTCATTAAATTAGAACATGATAATCAGACAGATATCATATTTATTGAATCTAAAATTGGTTCTACTGAAGGATGGGAACAATTAGAAAGGTATGCTGAGATTTTGAGCAATTTATCATATCCTCAACAGCGAACTCTAATTTACATCACTCGTGATTACGAACCAAAAGAAGAAATTCAAAAATTCCTCCCCAAATTAACCCCAAACGTAAAATTTTTTCAATTGAGGTGGTATCAGTTTTATAGCTTCTTGAAGAAGTACGAAACGGATACTTTGGCTAAAGAAATATTAACCTTTATGGAGATTCACAGAATGTCGCATAATAACCAACTTTCATCTGTTGATTTATTGACAATGGTCAATTTCAACAAAACTCTGAATTTTATGGAATCAACACTCAGTGAAGAGGTAGAACATAAATTTAAGAATGCTTTTGGTAAAGTAGGTAACGGCGTAAGCAGTATGAATCAATGGAGATGCAGTAACAGATATATTATCTATCATCACTGTCATGATCCGAAGTTTTTGTGCGGACTGGGATATTTTAATTTAAACCCAGAAAATTTGACTGAGTATCCATATTTGGGTATATGTTTAGAAGTTTCTCCTACCTTTAAAGAAAGTCAAAAAATTGCTCAAATAATGCAGCAAATAGTTAATAATTATCCTAAAAAATGGACTTCTCATAAATTAACTACTGCTCCAAAATGGTCTAGAATTTTTTATCTTAAAAGCCTACAAGAATTTTTATCTCAAGAAGACCAACTATCTGTTATTAAATCGTTTTTTATAGAATCTATCCATGAACTGCAAAAGATTCAACCTTATTTTGATTTTCCTTGGAAGGTTGTAAGTACAGCAGAAGCTTCTAAAGAGGAAGAATAG
- a CDS encoding Uma2 family endonuclease, with translation MSLTTAKRFTIDEYHRMAELGFFTEDDRVELIEGEIVQMVAKGTPHSVCETLLFRELIKLVADSALVRGQQPIIISEHSEPEPDLAIVGNVDDNYLSAHPQPSDILLVIEVADSSLKYDQEIKLPLYAKAGITDYWIFNLVDNYLECYSEPYQDLHNKFGYRRKLIFLPNETVNLPVFPNLGLNLHRVFPKQ, from the coding sequence ATGAGCCTAACTACTGCTAAACGCTTCACCATAGATGAATATCACCGGATGGCAGAACTCGGCTTCTTCACAGAGGATGACCGAGTTGAACTAATTGAAGGAGAAATAGTCCAGATGGTTGCTAAAGGTACACCACACTCTGTTTGTGAAACACTTTTATTTAGGGAGTTAATCAAGCTTGTAGCAGATAGTGCTTTAGTACGAGGTCAACAACCAATTATCATCTCCGAACACAGTGAACCTGAACCAGATTTAGCCATTGTGGGTAATGTTGATGATAATTATCTTTCGGCTCATCCTCAGCCATCTGATATATTGCTGGTAATTGAGGTTGCTGATTCCTCTTTAAAATATGACCAAGAGATAAAATTACCCCTTTATGCAAAAGCAGGTATTACGGATTATTGGATATTTAATTTAGTAGATAATTATCTAGAGTGCTATAGCGAACCTTATCAAGATTTACACAATAAATTTGGCTATCGCCGCAAATTAATTTTCTTGCCTAATGAGACAGTTAATTTACCCGTTTTCCCTAATTTAGGTTTAAATTTACATCGGGTATTTCCCAAACAATAA
- a CDS encoding protochlorophyllide reductase translates to MAQDQKSTVVITGASSGVGLQAARALSQKGWHVVMACRNLSKAENAAKSLGMEPDSYTVMHIDLGSLESVRHFVKDFRASGKSLDALVCNAAIYMPLIKEPLRSPEGFELSVATNHLGHFLLCNLLLEDLKNSPSSEPRLVILGTVTHNPKELGGKIPPRPDLGDLKGFAEGFQEPVAMIDGKKFEPVKAYKDSKVCNVLTMRELHRRYHESHGITFSSLYPGCVATTALFRNHYPLFQKIFPLFQRYITGGFVTEEESGDRVAEVVSDPQYNQSGAYWSWGNRQKKNGKSFLQEVSNEASDDDKAERMWELSSKLVGLA, encoded by the coding sequence ATGGCACAAGATCAGAAGTCAACAGTCGTAATCACGGGCGCTTCCTCTGGGGTGGGTTTGCAAGCTGCGAGAGCGCTTTCCCAAAAGGGGTGGCACGTGGTGATGGCTTGTCGGAATTTATCCAAGGCGGAAAATGCTGCTAAATCTTTGGGGATGGAGCCGGATAGCTACACAGTCATGCACATTGACTTAGGTTCTTTGGAGAGTGTTCGGCATTTTGTGAAGGATTTTAGAGCTAGTGGTAAGTCCTTGGATGCTTTGGTGTGCAATGCGGCTATTTATATGCCTTTAATCAAGGAACCTTTGCGAAGCCCAGAAGGCTTTGAGTTGAGTGTGGCGACAAATCACCTTGGTCATTTCCTACTGTGTAATCTGCTTTTGGAAGATTTGAAAAATTCACCCTCTTCTGAGCCGAGGCTGGTAATTTTGGGAACTGTTACCCACAACCCCAAAGAGTTGGGAGGGAAAATTCCACCCCGTCCAGATTTGGGCGATTTGAAGGGTTTTGCGGAAGGTTTTCAAGAACCAGTGGCGATGATTGACGGTAAGAAGTTTGAACCCGTCAAGGCTTATAAGGATAGTAAAGTATGTAATGTGTTGACGATGAGGGAGCTACATCGGCGCTACCACGAGTCACACGGTATTACTTTTAGCTCACTTTATCCTGGTTGTGTGGCGACAACTGCTTTATTTAGAAATCACTATCCTTTGTTTCAGAAGATTTTTCCTCTTTTCCAAAGGTATATTACCGGGGGCTTTGTGACTGAGGAAGAATCAGGCGATCGCGTGGCTGAAGTGGTGAGCGATCCTCAATATAATCAATCTGGTGCTTATTGGAGTTGGGGAAATAGACAGAAGAAAAATGGTAAGTCGTTTCTGCAAGAGGTTTCCAATGAAGCCAGCGATGATGATAAAGCTGAACGGATGTGGGAGTTAAGCTCAAAGTTGGTGGGACTGGCGTAA
- a CDS encoding RNA-guided endonuclease TnpB family protein gives MLHKAVLVRLYPTKEQQTLLAQAFGCSRWWWNYALNKSIETYIETGKGLGRSALNALLPDLKKAEDTCWLAECYSQILQATTLNLTTAYKNFFDKRAGFPKFKSKHGKQSIQYPQHVKIENGNVKLPGSIGIVKAKIHRPIEGKIKTVTVSKTPSGKYLASILTEVEGEHPTQAEGKIYGIDLGLKHFAVVTDGEKVSKYDNPKHIAKHEKNLKRKQKKLARKQKGSNSRNKSRQVVAKVYERVSNSRQDFLHKLSHKLVSDSQAVIVENLYVKGMVRNHNLAKAISDCGWGTFTNFLAYKLERKGGKLVEVDRWFPSSKLCSNCFYQVSEIPLDVREWTCPHCGTHHDRDGNAAINIRAEGIRMLKAEGSAVSAVGGEVRPKMGRKSHLWHSPVSTEAQTSA, from the coding sequence GTGCTACACAAAGCAGTCCTTGTGCGTTTGTATCCAACAAAAGAGCAACAAACACTACTAGCTCAGGCATTTGGGTGTTCTCGCTGGTGGTGGAATTACGCTTTGAATAAGTCTATTGAGACTTACATAGAAACGGGCAAAGGACTTGGACGTTCAGCACTCAACGCTTTACTTCCTGATCTCAAAAAAGCAGAAGATACTTGTTGGTTAGCTGAATGTTATAGCCAAATTTTACAGGCAACAACACTTAACTTAACCACTGCATATAAAAACTTTTTTGACAAACGTGCGGGATTCCCTAAGTTCAAATCTAAACATGGAAAGCAGTCAATTCAATATCCTCAACACGTCAAGATTGAGAATGGTAATGTAAAACTCCCAGGTAGTATCGGGATAGTCAAAGCCAAAATACATAGACCAATTGAGGGGAAGATAAAGACTGTCACTGTTAGCAAAACCCCGTCTGGTAAATATCTTGCATCTATCCTGACGGAAGTAGAAGGTGAACACCCTACTCAAGCAGAAGGAAAGATTTATGGTATTGACTTAGGATTGAAACACTTTGCTGTTGTAACTGACGGTGAAAAGGTTTCCAAGTATGATAATCCTAAACATATTGCCAAGCACGAGAAAAACCTCAAACGGAAGCAGAAAAAATTAGCACGTAAACAAAAGGGGAGTAATTCTAGAAACAAGTCTCGTCAAGTTGTTGCCAAAGTGTACGAACGGGTTAGTAACTCCAGGCAAGATTTTTTACATAAACTTAGTCACAAGTTAGTCAGCGATAGCCAAGCTGTTATAGTAGAAAATCTTTATGTCAAAGGCATGGTACGTAATCACAATTTGGCGAAAGCAATATCTGATTGTGGATGGGGAACGTTCACTAACTTTTTAGCCTACAAGTTAGAACGCAAGGGCGGAAAGTTGGTTGAGGTTGATAGATGGTTTCCCAGTTCTAAACTCTGTTCTAATTGTTTCTATCAAGTGAGTGAGATACCTTTAGATGTGAGGGAGTGGACTTGTCCTCACTGCGGTACTCATCATGACCGTGATGGAAACGCTGCAATCAATATTAGAGCAGAGGGTATCAGAATGCTAAAGGCGGAAGGTTCAGCCGTCTCTGCTGTAGGAGGGGAGGTAAGACCAAAGATGGGGCGAAAGTCTCATTTGTGGCACTCCCCTGTGAGTACAGAAGCCCAAACCTCAGCTTAA
- a CDS encoding pentapeptide repeat-containing protein, with protein sequence MMNFRLNNRIESSIFSVLLWVVVGITAIFGYTPTALALEYNKEILIEADFSGRDLTDSSFTKANLRQSDFNHANLRGVSFFAANLESANLESADLSFATLDSARLIKANLTNAILEGAFASNARFDGAIIDGADFTDILLRQDEEKKLCQLAKGTNPVTGRDTRDTLFCP encoded by the coding sequence ATGATGAATTTTAGATTAAATAATCGAATTGAGTCCAGTATATTCAGTGTATTGCTTTGGGTAGTAGTTGGCATCACTGCAATTTTTGGGTATACGCCCACAGCTTTAGCCCTGGAATATAACAAAGAGATTTTGATAGAAGCTGATTTTTCAGGTCGTGATTTAACAGACTCTAGTTTTACCAAAGCTAATCTCCGCCAAAGTGACTTTAACCATGCTAATTTGCGTGGTGTCAGCTTTTTTGCCGCAAATTTAGAATCGGCAAATTTGGAAAGTGCTGATCTCTCATTTGCTACTTTAGATTCAGCACGACTGATTAAAGCTAACTTGACCAACGCGATTTTAGAAGGTGCGTTTGCTTCTAACGCTCGGTTTGATGGTGCAATTATTGATGGCGCAGATTTTACTGATATTCTGCTGCGTCAGGATGAGGAAAAAAAATTGTGTCAACTGGCTAAGGGTACTAATCCTGTGACTGGGCGAGATACGAGGGATACGTTATTTTGTCCGTAG
- a CDS encoding YraN family protein, whose amino-acid sequence MANLPSSHYPDIGELGEDLVAQWLNSKGWSILHRRFSSRWGEIDIIAQLDEKQPCGETNLFANQLPQVAFVEVKTRSQGNWDAGGKSAITRQKQAKIGRTATIFLAEYPEKADYPCRFDVAIVYCQQISKQRTDLTLTSEALASLSANGYQLYLQEYLLGAFDSAIDG is encoded by the coding sequence ATGGCGAACCTTCCTTCCTCTCATTATCCCGATATTGGTGAATTAGGAGAAGACCTCGTAGCACAATGGTTAAACTCTAAAGGCTGGAGTATTTTGCATCGTCGCTTTTCCAGCCGTTGGGGAGAAATCGACATTATCGCCCAGCTTGACGAAAAGCAACCATGCGGTGAAACGAATCTCTTTGCTAACCAATTACCCCAAGTAGCATTTGTGGAAGTGAAAACCCGTAGTCAAGGAAATTGGGATGCAGGGGGTAAAAGTGCTATCACACGACAAAAGCAGGCAAAAATTGGGCGGACAGCGACAATATTTTTAGCTGAGTATCCTGAAAAAGCTGACTACCCATGTCGCTTTGATGTTGCTATTGTCTACTGTCAGCAAATCTCAAAACAGCGTACTGATCTGACCTTGACTTCAGAAGCTCTAGCTAGTTTATCAGCAAATGGATACCAATTGTATCTGCAAGAATATCTACTAGGAGCTTTTGACTCTGCAATTGATGGCTGA
- a CDS encoding SDR family NAD(P)-dependent oxidoreductase: MLPGNKNTVVITGASTGIGAACALLLDELGYFVFAGVRKDEDAQRLKQQASPKLRPIFLDVTDAESIQSAVETVTNVVGDSGILGLVNNAGIAVPSPLELLPIAEFKQQMDINVTGQLAVTQGFLGLLRLGKGRIVNMGSISGRSAAPFLGAYNASKFALEALTDVMRMELKPWGISVSIIEPGAIATPIWEKSFLQVDTARKNLPKSAETLYGEAMSAVRQQVGTIAAKGISADIVAQAVVHALTAKQPKTRYVIGQDAKIALLLKYLLPDKVYDRVMLYSMGL, translated from the coding sequence ATGCTTCCAGGAAATAAAAACACAGTTGTAATCACAGGAGCATCAACGGGGATTGGTGCGGCGTGTGCTTTACTTTTAGACGAATTGGGATATTTTGTGTTTGCTGGTGTACGTAAAGATGAGGATGCTCAAAGACTTAAACAACAAGCGTCGCCAAAGCTCAGACCAATCTTTTTAGATGTGACTGACGCAGAATCGATTCAAAGTGCAGTTGAAACGGTAACAAATGTAGTTGGTGATAGTGGAATTTTAGGTTTAGTAAATAACGCCGGTATTGCGGTTCCCAGCCCATTAGAATTACTCCCAATTGCTGAATTTAAACAGCAAATGGATATTAATGTTACCGGACAACTAGCCGTTACACAAGGATTTTTGGGTTTATTACGCTTGGGGAAAGGGCGAATTGTAAATATGGGTTCCATTAGTGGTAGAAGTGCAGCACCGTTTCTGGGAGCTTACAATGCTTCAAAATTTGCCCTCGAAGCCCTAACCGATGTCATGCGTATGGAGTTAAAACCTTGGGGAATTTCAGTTTCAATTATAGAACCAGGAGCGATCGCTACCCCAATTTGGGAGAAGTCTTTTCTGCAAGTGGACACAGCACGGAAGAACCTACCAAAATCAGCCGAAACACTTTATGGTGAAGCCATGAGTGCTGTACGTCAGCAAGTGGGAACCATCGCAGCTAAGGGAATTTCTGCGGATATTGTCGCTCAAGCTGTTGTTCACGCGCTGACTGCAAAGCAACCAAAGACACGCTATGTTATTGGACAAGACGCTAAAATTGCCCTGCTACTTAAATATCTTTTGCCAGATAAGGTATATGACCGTGTAATGTTATATTCAATGGGCTTGTGA
- the trxA gene encoding thioredoxin, with amino-acid sequence MATKKQFNSFEEMLSGSDVPVLVDFYADWCGPCQMMVPILEQVNAQLQNSLRIVKIDTEKYNALATQYQINALPTLVLFKQGQPVEKIEGVMQAEQLVQHLKNFL; translated from the coding sequence ATGGCTACAAAAAAACAATTCAACAGTTTTGAAGAGATGTTATCTGGTTCTGATGTACCTGTGTTGGTAGATTTCTATGCTGATTGGTGTGGCCCTTGTCAGATGATGGTGCCAATTTTAGAACAAGTTAATGCCCAGCTCCAAAATAGTTTGCGTATCGTCAAAATTGATACAGAAAAGTACAATGCCCTAGCAACTCAGTACCAAATTAATGCCTTACCAACATTGGTACTATTTAAGCAGGGTCAGCCAGTGGAGAAAATTGAGGGAGTGATGCAAGCAGAACAATTGGTGCAACATCTCAAGAATTTCCTTTAA
- the fabG gene encoding 3-oxoacyl-[acyl-carrier-protein] reductase has protein sequence MEILQGQVAIVTGASRGIGRAIALELASQGATIVVNYANSSGAADTVVAEISAAGGQAIALQADVSKAEQVDTLFSTVMDKFKRLDIFVNNAGITRDNLLLRMKPEDWQAVIDLNLTGVFLCTRAASKIMLKQRSGRIINIASVAGQMGNPGQANYSAAKAGVIGFTKTVAKELASRGITVNAVAPGFIATDMTSNLTKTEDIVKYIPLGRYGQPEEVAGMVRFLAADPAAAYITGQVFNVDGGMVMA, from the coding sequence ATGGAAATTTTGCAAGGACAAGTGGCAATTGTTACAGGGGCTTCACGGGGAATCGGACGGGCGATCGCTCTGGAATTAGCATCCCAAGGCGCGACTATAGTCGTTAATTATGCTAATTCTAGCGGTGCAGCTGACACTGTAGTGGCAGAAATTAGTGCCGCTGGTGGTCAGGCGATCGCCCTACAAGCAGACGTATCCAAAGCCGAGCAAGTAGATACACTATTTAGCACGGTCATGGACAAATTCAAGCGCCTTGATATCTTCGTCAATAACGCTGGGATTACCCGCGACAACCTACTTTTACGCATGAAGCCAGAAGATTGGCAAGCCGTGATTGACCTCAATCTCACGGGTGTATTCTTGTGTACACGCGCTGCCAGTAAAATCATGCTCAAACAACGTTCTGGACGGATTATAAATATTGCCTCCGTCGCTGGACAAATGGGAAATCCTGGTCAAGCCAACTACAGCGCCGCCAAAGCCGGAGTCATCGGCTTTACTAAAACTGTCGCCAAAGAACTAGCTTCTCGCGGGATCACAGTTAACGCCGTCGCCCCTGGTTTCATCGCCACTGACATGACCAGCAATCTCACCAAAACCGAAGATATTGTGAAATATATCCCTCTAGGTCGCTACGGTCAACCAGAAGAAGTAGCCGGCATGGTGCGCTTCCTCGCTGCTGATCCTGCTGCTGCCTATATTACTGGACAAGTCTTTAACGTTGATGGTGGTATGGTCATGGCTTGA
- the serA gene encoding phosphoglycerate dehydrogenase, translating to MSKVLVSDPIDQAGIDILTQVATVDVKTGLKPAELIEIIGEYDALMIRSGTRVTQEIIEAGTQLKIIGRAGVGVDNVDVPAATRRGIVVVNSPEGNTIAAAEHALAMMLSLSRHIPDANASVKSGEWDRKTFVGAEVYKKTLGVVGLGKIGSHVATVARAMGMKLLAYDPFISTERAEQLGCQLVEMDLLMQQADYITLHIPKTPETTHLINAKTLAKMKPTARIINCARGGIIDEAALAVAIKEGQIKGAALDVFESEPLGESDLRSLGKEVILTPHLGASTTEAQVNVAIDVAEQIRDVLLGLPARSAVNIPGFGPDVLEELKPYMQLAETLGNLVGQLAGGRVESLTVRLQGELATNKSQPLVVASLKGLLYQALRERVNYVNASIEAQERGIRVIETRDASARDYAGSLHLEATGTLGTHSVTGALLGDKEIHLTDVDGFPINVPPSKYMVFTLHRDMPGIIGKLGSLLGSFNVNIASMQVGRKIVRGDAVMALSIDDPLPDGILAEIVKVAGIRDAYTVTL from the coding sequence ATGTCCAAGGTTCTCGTCTCCGATCCTATTGACCAAGCTGGAATTGACATTCTCACCCAAGTTGCTACTGTAGATGTCAAAACAGGTCTTAAACCAGCAGAACTGATCGAAATTATTGGTGAATATGACGCGCTGATGATTCGCTCTGGTACGCGCGTTACACAAGAAATTATTGAAGCTGGGACTCAGTTAAAAATCATTGGTCGTGCCGGTGTGGGTGTGGATAATGTTGATGTTCCCGCAGCTACCCGCCGAGGAATTGTCGTTGTTAATTCTCCAGAAGGTAACACAATCGCTGCCGCAGAACACGCTCTGGCGATGATGTTATCCTTATCTCGTCATATCCCCGATGCTAACGCTTCAGTTAAAAGCGGTGAGTGGGATCGCAAAACCTTTGTCGGCGCAGAAGTTTATAAAAAAACTCTCGGTGTTGTCGGCTTGGGTAAAATCGGTTCCCATGTTGCTACTGTAGCCAGAGCAATGGGGATGAAACTGCTAGCTTACGATCCCTTTATCTCTACAGAACGAGCCGAACAACTTGGCTGTCAGTTGGTGGAGATGGATTTACTGATGCAGCAAGCAGACTATATCACCCTGCACATCCCCAAAACACCAGAAACCACCCATTTAATTAACGCTAAAACTCTGGCGAAAATGAAACCCACAGCCAGAATAATTAACTGCGCTCGTGGTGGGATCATTGATGAAGCGGCTTTAGCAGTAGCTATTAAAGAAGGTCAAATCAAAGGTGCAGCCTTGGATGTGTTCGAGTCAGAACCACTAGGTGAATCTGATTTGCGATCGCTTGGTAAAGAAGTCATCCTCACCCCCCATTTAGGAGCCTCCACAACCGAAGCACAAGTAAATGTGGCCATTGATGTCGCTGAACAAATTCGCGATGTTCTTTTGGGACTACCCGCCCGTTCAGCAGTCAATATCCCCGGATTTGGACCCGATGTCCTAGAAGAACTCAAGCCTTATATGCAACTAGCCGAAACCCTCGGTAACTTGGTAGGACAGCTAGCTGGCGGACGGGTGGAATCACTGACTGTCCGACTACAAGGCGAACTAGCCACTAATAAGAGTCAGCCTTTGGTTGTAGCCTCCCTCAAAGGACTACTTTACCAAGCCCTCCGGGAACGGGTAAACTATGTCAACGCTAGTATTGAAGCTCAAGAGCGAGGAATTCGGGTGATTGAAACCCGTGATGCTTCAGCTCGCGACTACGCCGGCTCATTGCACCTGGAAGCTACAGGTACTTTAGGGACTCATTCTGTTACAGGCGCTTTATTAGGTGACAAAGAAATTCACTTAACCGACGTTGATGGTTTCCCCATTAATGTACCCCCCAGCAAATATATGGTGTTTACTTTGCACCGTGATATGCCAGGAATTATCGGCAAACTCGGTTCGTTACTGGGTAGTTTTAATGTCAACATTGCTAGTATGCAGGTAGGGCGTAAAATTGTCCGTGGTGATGCTGTGATGGCTCTGAGTATCGATGATCCCTTGCCCGACGGCATTTTGGCGGAAATTGTCAAAGTAGCTGGAATTAGGGACGCATACACAGTAACTTTATAA
- the prmA gene encoding 50S ribosomal protein L11 methyltransferase: MANTWWELQILCDPALEESVFWRLEDFSSRGTASESKGNSCLVKAYLPRFQAQLLDLAALSLWLRQDALCVGLSVPTLNWELIDEEDWATSWKQYWKPEEIGDRFLINPAWLPLPETRERLVIRLDPGVAFGTGNHATTQLCLESLEMRLTELPGAFMAKSDQNASLVIADIGCGSGILSIGALLLGAQKVYAVDTDPLAVQSTFSNRALNDISPERLVSAEGSVDMVTKLVGQPVDGIVCNILADVIIQLVPEMSAIAKPSTWAIFSGILLEQSKAVADVLEGNGWVVATLWKKKEWCCLNVRRS; the protein is encoded by the coding sequence ATGGCAAACACTTGGTGGGAACTACAGATTTTATGTGATCCAGCGCTAGAAGAGTCGGTCTTTTGGCGACTGGAAGATTTTAGCAGCCGTGGTACAGCCAGTGAAAGTAAAGGTAATTCTTGTCTAGTCAAAGCTTACCTACCGAGATTTCAAGCACAATTACTCGATTTGGCGGCGCTGTCGCTGTGGTTGCGTCAAGATGCTCTTTGTGTAGGATTGTCTGTTCCTACCCTGAACTGGGAGTTAATTGATGAAGAAGATTGGGCTACTAGCTGGAAACAATACTGGAAACCGGAAGAAATAGGCGATCGCTTTCTGATTAATCCTGCATGGCTACCGTTACCAGAAACAAGAGAACGGTTAGTGATTCGTCTTGACCCTGGTGTAGCATTTGGTACGGGTAATCATGCCACAACTCAATTGTGTTTGGAATCCCTAGAAATGCGGTTAACTGAATTACCTGGGGCTTTTATGGCTAAGAGTGATCAAAACGCATCGTTGGTCATTGCGGATATCGGCTGTGGTTCTGGTATACTTTCTATTGGAGCATTGCTATTAGGCGCTCAAAAAGTCTATGCAGTGGATACTGACCCCTTGGCGGTGCAATCAACCTTCAGCAATCGCGCCCTCAACGACATTAGCCCAGAACGTTTGGTATCGGCAGAAGGTAGTGTAGACATGGTGACTAAACTGGTGGGTCAACCAGTTGATGGCATTGTTTGTAATATTTTGGCTGATGTGATTATTCAGTTGGTTCCAGAAATGAGTGCGATCGCTAAACCAAGTACTTGGGCAATTTTTAGCGGTATCCTACTGGAACAATCTAAAGCTGTTGCTGATGTGTTAGAAGGAAACGGTTGGGTTGTTGCTACCCTGTGGAAAAAGAAAGAATGGTGTTGCTTAAATGTGCGCCGTTCTTAA
- the queA gene encoding tRNA preQ1(34) S-adenosylmethionine ribosyltransferase-isomerase QueA, with the protein MVEGGVNSVEPEIAHTNLNQLSQKDGELDFSLAGYNYTLPNELIAQNPVFPRDSSRLLVVNSPTTGKESPPIHQIFQDLPELLRADDLLIINDTKVIPARLYGHKSTGAEIEVLLLEERQYNCWLALVKPGKRFKPGTEIIFEPRGLGIRNPKDSHPFPTQLTAKVLETDAATGGRLLRFDVPEGKALVEVLDQFGEIPLPPYITASTAADEQYQTVYAQQPGAIAAPTAGLHFTPELLSKLSDRGINQAFITLHVGVGTFRPVEIEDVTSHQMHEEWISVPPATVEQIRATKAAGGRIIAVGTTAVRALEGAAKSGDLQPFCGKTDLFIYPGYQWRVVDGLITNFHLPRSSLLMLVSALIGRQRLLNIYQEAIASKYRFYSFGDAMLILPEARGIQG; encoded by the coding sequence ATGGTTGAAGGCGGGGTGAATTCAGTGGAGCCAGAAATAGCACATACTAATTTGAATCAACTTTCTCAAAAAGACGGGGAATTAGATTTTTCATTGGCAGGGTATAATTACACATTACCAAACGAACTTATTGCTCAAAATCCCGTATTTCCTAGAGATAGTTCGCGTTTATTAGTGGTCAATTCTCCCACGACAGGTAAAGAATCCCCACCCATACACCAGATTTTTCAAGATTTACCAGAACTGTTACGTGCTGATGATTTATTGATCATCAATGATACAAAAGTTATTCCGGCTCGGCTGTATGGTCATAAATCCACTGGTGCAGAAATAGAGGTTTTGCTATTAGAAGAACGTCAATATAACTGTTGGTTAGCTTTAGTTAAGCCAGGAAAACGCTTCAAACCAGGAACAGAAATAATCTTTGAACCCAGGGGATTAGGAATTAGGAATCCAAAGGATTCTCACCCATTTCCCACTCAACTCACCGCTAAAGTGCTAGAAACAGACGCAGCCACGGGAGGGCGTTTATTGCGTTTTGATGTGCCTGAAGGAAAAGCTTTGGTAGAAGTGTTAGATCAATTCGGTGAGATACCCTTACCGCCTTATATCACGGCATCGACTGCTGCTGATGAACAATATCAAACAGTTTACGCCCAACAGCCAGGAGCGATCGCAGCACCTACGGCAGGGTTACATTTTACCCCAGAGTTGCTGTCAAAGTTAAGCGATCGCGGCATTAATCAAGCTTTTATCACGCTACACGTTGGCGTAGGCACATTTCGCCCCGTAGAAATTGAAGACGTAACTAGCCACCAGATGCATGAAGAATGGATTTCAGTCCCCCCCGCCACAGTCGAACAAATCCGCGCCACTAAAGCTGCTGGTGGTCGAATTATCGCCGTCGGGACAACAGCAGTCCGCGCCTTAGAAGGGGCAGCTAAATCTGGGGATTTACAACCATTTTGTGGCAAAACAGACCTATTTATCTATCCCGGTTATCAGTGGCGGGTAGTAGATGGACTAATTACTAATTTTCACCTACCACGCTCTAGTTTGTTAATGCTGGTCAGTGCGTTGATTGGTAGACAACGTTTGTTAAATATATACCAAGAAGCGATCGCCTCGAAATATCGCTTTTATTCCTTCGGTGATGCCATGCTCATTCTTCCAGAAGCCAGAGGAATACAGGGTTAG